The following proteins are encoded in a genomic region of Candidatus Eisenbacteria bacterium:
- a CDS encoding ABC transporter permease subunit produces MSQIAAVGPARRNPWRLPEAALPVALLVGLLLPLLLMPLSAVFVFAFRGGVVAFKEALMTQESQFAMRFSVLIAFATAILNAVLGTFAAYVLSKFHFTGRGALNTVVNLPIAIPTVVVGTSLLLLWGPIGLLGKALEPYGLQPMFTPIGVLLAHLFVTFPYMLGAVKPLLDELEITYEEAAATIGASRWQTFWHVTLPALRGSIFTGALLTFAHSLGEFGATVLVSGNLRLRTQTAPLYIFAQFEAGNLAGANAVAAVLAALSFVIFFLLLNQTRRAEKR; encoded by the coding sequence ATGAGCCAGATCGCCGCCGTCGGCCCCGCGCGCCGGAATCCGTGGCGTCTTCCGGAAGCGGCGTTGCCTGTTGCGCTGCTGGTGGGGCTGCTGCTCCCCCTGCTCCTCATGCCGCTCTCGGCAGTCTTCGTGTTCGCGTTCCGCGGCGGAGTCGTGGCCTTCAAGGAAGCGCTCATGACCCAGGAGTCGCAGTTCGCGATGCGCTTCAGCGTGCTGATCGCGTTCGCGACCGCGATCCTCAACGCCGTGCTCGGCACCTTCGCCGCCTACGTGCTCAGCAAATTCCACTTCACCGGTCGCGGCGCGCTCAACACGGTCGTCAATCTGCCGATCGCGATTCCGACCGTGGTGGTGGGGACGTCGCTGCTGCTGCTGTGGGGGCCCATCGGGCTCCTGGGCAAGGCGCTCGAGCCCTATGGCCTCCAGCCGATGTTCACGCCGATCGGGGTGCTGCTGGCCCACCTGTTCGTCACTTTCCCGTACATGCTCGGGGCGGTGAAGCCGCTGCTCGACGAGCTGGAGATCACGTACGAAGAAGCGGCGGCGACGATCGGGGCCTCGCGCTGGCAGACCTTCTGGCACGTCACGCTGCCGGCGCTGCGCGGCAGCATCTTCACCGGCGCGCTGCTCACCTTTGCGCACTCGCTGGGCGAGTTCGGCGCCACCGTGCTCGTGTCCGGGAACCTGCGGCTCCGCACGCAGACGGCGCCACTGTACATCTTCGCCCAGTTCGAGGCCGGCAACCTGGCGGGCGCCAACGCGGTGGCTGCGGTGCTGGCCGCGCTCTCATTCGTGATCTTCTTCCTGCTCCTCAACCAGACGCGGCGCGCGGAAAAGCGCTGA